In Marinibacterium anthonyi, the DNA window GCCACCCGTTTCGACCTGCTGGCGCCCCTGACTTTGGAGAACTTCGAACGTGTCTGGTCCCAGGCGCCCTTCGACCGCTATTTCCTGAACACGGTGATGCTGGTGGTGCTGGTGGTCGTCTGCCAGTTCACCCTGTGCACGCTTGCCGCCTATGCCTTTGTCGCCTTCCCGTTCCGGGGCAGCCAGGCGATCTTCATGCTGTTCCTGGTGCAGCTGATGATCATGCCCGAGGTCCTGTTGCAGCGGAACTATTCCACCGTCCTGGCCCTGGGGGTGATGGATACCAAGCTGGCCATCGCGCTGCCGTATCTCGCTTCGGCCTTCGGGATCTTCCTGTTCCGGCAGGCGTTCAAGACCGTCCCGAAAGAGCTTGAGGAAGCCGCCCGGATGGAAGGGTCCGGCCCGCTGCAGGTGCTGTGGCGGGTCTACGTGCCCTTGGCCAAGCCGGTCTACCTGGCCTACGGGCTGGTGATGGTGTCGTATCACTGGAACAATTTCCTGTGGCCGCTGATCGTCACCAATTCGGTCGAAACCCGGCCGATCACCGTGGGGCTGCAGGTGTTTTCCAGCCCCGAACAGGGCATCGACTGGTCCACGATCTGCGCCGCGACGCTGATCTCGGTCGGCCCGCTTCTTATCGCCTTCCTGATCTTCCAGCGCCAGTTCGTCCAAAGCTTCATGCGCTCGGGCATCCGCTGACACGAGGTAATTCCATGATCATCGCCCATATATCCGACCTGCACATCGCGGCCGGAGCGCCCGAAACGGCGCTTTTGCGCCCCGACACCAACGCCCGGGCGCGGGCGCTGGTCGCCCACCTGGCCGCCTGTCTGCCGGCCATCGACCTCGTGGCGATCTCGGGCGACCTGTGTGACACTGGCACGCCCGCCGACTACGCCCTGCTGCGCGAGATCCTGAGCGTCCTGCCGATGCCGTTCGTCATCATCCCCGGCAACCACGACCGCCGCGCCCCCCTGCGCGCCGCTTTCGCCGATCTGCCGTTCGAAGACGCCACCGCCCTGCACTACGAATACCGCGTGCCCGGCCTGCGCATGCTGGCGGTGGATTGCATCGTTCCCGGCGAACCCCGGGGCCGCCTGGGCCCGCGCGATCTGGCGTGGCTTGGTGCGAAGCTGAGCGAAGAGACACAAGGCGCGACCTTCGTCATGCTTCACCACCCGCCTTGCCAGACGCGGATGGGCATGGCCGATGCCGCTATCCTGACCGAAGGTGCCGAGGCCCTGC includes these proteins:
- the araQ_7 gene encoding L-arabinose transport system permease protein AraQ, translating into MTRSPLTSVAALGLGLLWLLPLLFAIWTAFHPPEYATRFDLLAPLTLENFERVWSQAPFDRYFLNTVMLVVLVVVCQFTLCTLAAYAFVAFPFRGSQAIFMLFLVQLMIMPEVLLQRNYSTVLALGVMDTKLAIALPYLASAFGIFLFRQAFKTVPKELEEAARMEGSGPLQVLWRVYVPLAKPVYLAYGLVMVSYHWNNFLWPLIVTNSVETRPITVGLQVFSSPEQGIDWSTICAATLISVGPLLIAFLIFQRQFVQSFMRSGIR
- the cpdA_5 gene encoding 3',5'-cyclic adenosine monophosphate phosphodiesterase CpdA, which codes for MIIAHISDLHIAAGAPETALLRPDTNARARALVAHLAACLPAIDLVAISGDLCDTGTPADYALLREILSVLPMPFVIIPGNHDRRAPLRAAFADLPFEDATALHYEYRVPGLRMLAVDCIVPGEPRGRLGPRDLAWLGAKLSEETQGATFVMLHHPPCQTRMGMADAAILTEGAEALRALLDGAPNPVTILCGHMHRPFEARFGKTPVHAATSTAFEFDLVPDAATEPGPTDAPYGYQLHFLTAPAGHVVHRVLPAL